A single region of the Paraburkholderia sprentiae WSM5005 genome encodes:
- the folP gene encoding dihydropteroate synthase, whose translation MSKVDSSVPLPEPLQCGRFKLTFERPLVMGILNVTPDSFSDGGMYAMRGDALRQAERMMLEGADIIDIGGESTRPGAPPVPLDEELERVIPLVEQLHGANVPLSVDTYKPEVMRRALSAGADLINDIWGFRMPGAIDAVRDSDCGLCVMHMLGEPQTMQLGEPHYVDVVSDVRHFLEERVATLQQAGIARERICVDPGFGFGKAVVEHNYALLAHLRDTAPRAASPYPILAGMSRKSMVGAVTARPAPERVAGSIAAAVCAAERGAAILRVHDVAQTLDALKVWATLRDAANQSRAHG comes from the coding sequence GTGTCGAAAGTCGATTCTTCCGTACCCCTTCCCGAGCCGCTGCAATGCGGCCGCTTCAAGCTGACGTTTGAACGCCCGTTGGTCATGGGCATCCTGAACGTCACTCCCGATTCCTTCTCCGATGGCGGCATGTACGCGATGCGCGGCGATGCGCTGCGCCAGGCCGAGCGCATGATGCTCGAGGGCGCGGACATCATCGATATCGGCGGGGAATCGACGCGTCCCGGCGCGCCGCCGGTGCCGCTCGACGAAGAGCTGGAGCGCGTGATACCGCTCGTCGAGCAACTGCACGGTGCGAACGTGCCGTTGTCGGTCGATACATACAAGCCCGAAGTGATGCGTCGTGCGTTGAGCGCGGGCGCCGACCTGATCAACGACATATGGGGCTTCCGTATGCCCGGTGCGATCGACGCGGTGCGCGACAGCGACTGCGGCCTTTGTGTCATGCATATGCTAGGTGAGCCGCAGACCATGCAGCTCGGCGAGCCGCACTATGTCGACGTTGTCAGCGACGTACGCCACTTCCTCGAGGAGCGCGTCGCGACGTTGCAGCAGGCGGGGATTGCGCGCGAGCGCATTTGCGTCGATCCGGGTTTCGGCTTCGGCAAGGCCGTCGTCGAGCACAACTACGCGTTGCTCGCGCATCTGCGCGACACGGCGCCGCGCGCCGCGTCACCGTATCCGATCCTTGCGGGCATGTCGCGCAAGTCGATGGTGGGCGCGGTGACGGCGCGGCCGGCGCCGGAGCGCGTGGCCGGCAGCATCGCCGCGGCAGTGTGTGCCGCCGAGCGAGGCGCCGCGATTCTGCGCGTACACGACGTCGCGCAAACACTCGATGCATTGAAAGTATGGGCAACCCTGCGCGACGCTGCCAATCAGAGCCGCGCGCACGGTTGA